A stretch of DNA from Bradyrhizobium algeriense:
TACGCCGCGGGCGATATCGCGCGCTGGCCCGATCCGCATTCCCTCGAGACCATTCGCGTCGAACATTGGGTGGTGGCCGAGCGCCAGGGCCAGACCGCCGCGCGAAACATGCTTGGGCAGCGCGAGCCATTCCACGCGGTGCCGTTCTTCTGGAGCCAGCACTACGACGTGCCGATCAATTATGTCGGCCACGCCGAGAAATGGGACGAGATCACCGTCGACGGCGACATCGCGGGCAGGGACTGCCTGCTGCAGTACAAGAGCCGTGGCCGCGTGCTCGCCGTCGCCTCGATCTATCGCGACGTTGCAAGTCTCGAGGCCGAGCTTGCGATGGAGAAGGCGCGGTCGCCTTGAGTCAGGTGACAAAAACGCCTCTCCTCGTCATGGCCGGGCTTGTCCCGGGCATCCACGTCTTTAAACTCGCGGCAAGCAAACAAGAACGTGGATGGCCGGGACAAGCCCGGCCATGACGAGGGACGGAAATAACAAACGCCATGCTCACCGAAGCCTCAACCTACGACGAGCTCTACCGCAACTTTCGCTGGGACATTCCCGAGCGCTTCAACATGGCGACCGCGTGCTGCGACCGCTATGCGGATGGCACTGACCGTCTGGCGCTGATCTACGTCGATGAGGACGGCGCGACCACACGCACCTCGTTCGACGAGGTCGCAGAGGCCTCGCGCCGTTTTGCCAATGTGCTGAAGGCTGACGGCCTGTCGCGCGGCGACCGCGTGGCGGTGTTCCTGTCGCAATCGCTGGAATTGCCGATCGCCCATCTCGCGGCATTTCGTTCAGGCATGATCTCGATCCCGCTGTTTGCGCTGTTCGGCGAGGATGCGCTGGAATTCCGCCTGTCGAATTCCGAGGCCAAGGCGATCGTTACCGACCAGAGCGGCTGGGAGAAGCTCAAGAAAATCCGCGACCGTCTTCCGGCGCTCAACAATATCTACGTGATCGGCGATCGCGCGCCCGCCGGGACGAAACCGTTCTGGTCTTCCCTGAAGGCGGCATCGTCGGATTTTACGACCGTCGACACCTCTCGCGATGATCCCGCCCTGATCATCTACACCTCGGGCACCACAGGAAATCCCAAGGGCGCGCTGCACGCCCATCGCGTGGTGCTCGGCCATCTGCCGAATGTCGAGATGTGCCACAACTTCCTGCCCCGCCCCGGCGACCTGATGTGGACGCCGGCCGACTGGGCCTGGATCGGCGGGCTGATCAACGCCCTGCTGGCGTTCTGGTATCACGGCATTCCGCTGGTCGGCCATCGCGCGCGCAAATTCGAGCCGCAGGCGGCGATGGCGATGATGGCGGAACTTTCCATCCGCAACACGTTCCTGCCGCCGACCGCGCTGAAACTGATGCGGCAGGCCGGCGTGAAAAATCCCGGCGTGAAGCTGCGCAGCATCTTCACCGGCGGCGAATCGCTCGGCGGCGAGCTGTTGGGGTGGGTGCGCGAAACGTTCGGCATCGATGCGCATGAAGTGTTCGGCCAGACCGAATGCAATCTCGTGATCGGCAGCAATTCGAACCTGTTTCCGCTTCGGCCCGGCTCGATGGGCAAAGCGACGCCTGGCTTCGATGTGCGTATCGTCAACGACAAGGGCGAGGAATTGCCGCGCGGTGAACGCGGCGTCATCGGCGTGCGTCAGCCGTGCCCGTGCACCATGATCGAATATTGGAAGAACCCGGAAGCGACCGCGAAGAAATATGCCGGCGAGTTTCTCCTGACCGGCGATCTCGGCGTGCAGGATGCGGACGGCTATTTCTGGTACGTCAGCCGCGAGGACGACGTCATCACGACCGCCGGCTATCGCGTCGGTCCCTCCGAGATCGAGCACACGCTGATGAAGCATCCGGCGGTGGCGATGTCGGCGGTGGTCGGCATTCCCGATCCGATCCGCACCGAGTCGATCAAGGCGTGGATCGTGCTGCGTCCGGGCTTTGCGGCGAGCGACGAACTGGCGCGCGAGATTCAGGAGTTCGTCAAGGTGCAGCTCGCCGCCCACGAATACCCGCGCTTCGTGCAGTTCGCGGACACGCTGCCGATGACAGCCACCGGCAAGGTGCTGCGGCGCGAATTGCGGGCGCTGGGGTAGGGGCACCGCTTAGTGTCGTCGCAAACTCTCACCGTCGTCCCTGCGAACGCAGGGATCCATAGCCACCGACGGCAATTGGTTTGCGCGCTGGCAGCTATCGCTTTCTTTCCAACAACTATGGCCGCGGTGTATGGGTCCCTGCGTTCGCAGGGACGTCGCGCGGCGATACTCTTCTGCCGTGAAACCCTTGCTTTGAGCGTCGCTGGCGCGTTTCTTCATTGCCGGCGTGAGTTTGATACCCTCGATTTCCCTGATCTTGGCAAAGCGATCACTTCCGAGCACGAACCGGCCAGACTTTGCACCTTTTGCAACGTTCTTCTGTTTCGCCATAGCTGGAAGGTTACCATGAATCGTCGTCATAGCGCGCATGTCGTGCACTGGTGATGATTGGAAGAGGGGAGGCCAGCTCCCTACGGCGTCCCGATGCCCATTTCCTTCAACGCGGCCAGCATCCGTTCCGGCGGCTGCATCTGGATCGTCAGTGCGTTGCCGGTCTCCAGCAGGCTCTTCAGGCTGGAGAGGATCGCGGGCCAGCCGGTGCGGCCGCCGGACAGGATGTCGTCGCTGATGTCGCGGTCGTGCGACTGCAGCATCGTCAGCTTCACGGCGTCGCCCACCTGCTCGATCTCGTAAGTGACGAGCGTCGGCCCGAGTTTTTCCACCAGCGCCGGCCAGTTGACGTTGAAGGTAACGGTGAGCTTCCTTGGCGGTTCGCACTCGATCACCTCACCCGAAATATGCAAGGCGCCGTCCGGCGTTCGCATGATGAAGGCGCCGCCGATCCTCTGATCGACCTCGACCGCATGGCCGGAAAAATACTGCCGGCTGAACTCGGCGCTGGTCAGCGCCTCCCACACCTTCTCCGGCGTGGAAGCGATGTAGATCGTGTAGACGATCGCTGGCTTGAACTGCTCGATCTTCATGTCAGGTCTGGTCCTTCGATAGATCTTCATGACCGGGTGAATTCTTCCTTGCCGAGCGCCGCGCGCGGGATCGCAAGTGGCTTTCCGGTCTCAAGCATACTCTTCAGGCCGGACAGGATCGCCGGCCATCCCGTTGAGATGGCGCCAACCAGCTTGCTGCCCTCGACAAAACCTTCATGGGTCACCGTAAGCTTCACGAGACTGCCATAGGGTTCAATCGTGAACGCGACCTTCGTCGCGGGCTCCTCGCGCATGGCCTCGTTCAGCTCATGTTTGAACGTGTAGGACAGGCGCCGCGGGCGATCCGCTTCGAGGATCTTGCCGGTATCGGTGGTCTTGCCGTCAGTGACCAGCGCAAAAGGCGAACCGACCTTCCAGTCCGACTTCACTTCGGTGCCAAACCAATAGCGCTTTGAGAACTCGCTTTTGGTCAGCGCATCCCACAATGCTTCGGGCGTGGTCTCGATGTACGTCACGTAGACGAATTCCGGCTTACTCATCACGCTTCTCCAACTTTCGTTTCAACTCGCTGAGGGCGCCAAGTTTCCCGCGCTCGAATTTCCTGATCCAGCGTTCGCCGATCTGATGGATCGGAACCGGATTGAGGTAGTGCAGCTTCTCGCGGCCATGCCGGAGCGTGGTGACGAGGCTGGCCGCTTCCAGAATCCCAAGGTGTTTTGTGACCGCCTGCCGCGTCATGGCGAGGCCGTCGCAGAGCTCGTTCAGCGTCTGTCCGTTTTTGGCGTGAAGCCTGTCCAGCAGCGAGCGCCG
This window harbors:
- a CDS encoding acyl-CoA synthetase, which translates into the protein MLTEASTYDELYRNFRWDIPERFNMATACCDRYADGTDRLALIYVDEDGATTRTSFDEVAEASRRFANVLKADGLSRGDRVAVFLSQSLELPIAHLAAFRSGMISIPLFALFGEDALEFRLSNSEAKAIVTDQSGWEKLKKIRDRLPALNNIYVIGDRAPAGTKPFWSSLKAASSDFTTVDTSRDDPALIIYTSGTTGNPKGALHAHRVVLGHLPNVEMCHNFLPRPGDLMWTPADWAWIGGLINALLAFWYHGIPLVGHRARKFEPQAAMAMMAELSIRNTFLPPTALKLMRQAGVKNPGVKLRSIFTGGESLGGELLGWVRETFGIDAHEVFGQTECNLVIGSNSNLFPLRPGSMGKATPGFDVRIVNDKGEELPRGERGVIGVRQPCPCTMIEYWKNPEATAKKYAGEFLLTGDLGVQDADGYFWYVSREDDVITTAGYRVGPSEIEHTLMKHPAVAMSAVVGIPDPIRTESIKAWIVLRPGFAASDELAREIQEFVKVQLAAHEYPRFVQFADTLPMTATGKVLRRELRALG
- a CDS encoding SRPBCC family protein, producing the protein MKIEQFKPAIVYTIYIASTPEKVWEALTSAEFSRQYFSGHAVEVDQRIGGAFIMRTPDGALHISGEVIECEPPRKLTVTFNVNWPALVEKLGPTLVTYEIEQVGDAVKLTMLQSHDRDISDDILSGGRTGWPAILSSLKSLLETGNALTIQMQPPERMLAALKEMGIGTP
- a CDS encoding SRPBCC family protein, translating into MSKPEFVYVTYIETTPEALWDALTKSEFSKRYWFGTEVKSDWKVGSPFALVTDGKTTDTGKILEADRPRRLSYTFKHELNEAMREEPATKVAFTIEPYGSLVKLTVTHEGFVEGSKLVGAISTGWPAILSGLKSMLETGKPLAIPRAALGKEEFTRS
- a CDS encoding ArsR/SmtB family transcription factor, producing MDEVFKALADASRRSLLDRLHAKNGQTLNELCDGLAMTRQAVTKHLGILEAASLVTTLRHGREKLHYLNPVPIHQIGERWIRKFERGKLGALSELKRKLEKRDE